In Phoenix dactylifera cultivar Barhee BC4 unplaced genomic scaffold, palm_55x_up_171113_PBpolish2nd_filt_p 000317F, whole genome shotgun sequence, one genomic interval encodes:
- the LOC120105596 gene encoding uncharacterized protein LOC120105596 — MTKPEVSYHGLLGLLQTYEKDHQLKKESVNVVGGTSAGLSSFKKGKKKKVQKACAGVSKPKQTMKQKSDQSKAECFFCKKQGHWKRNCSAYLASLDPNRPKKKIQQTVAAQGTSSK; from the exons atgactaaacctgaagtatcctatcatggtttgctaggtttactgcagacctatgagaaggatcaccaactcaaaaaggagtcggtgaatgtggtaggtgggacttctgcaggactttcttcctttaagaaaggaaagaagaagaaggtgcagaaagcttgtgctggggtctctaagcccaaacagactatgaagcagaaatctgatcagagtaaggcagaatgcttcttctgcaagaagcagggtCACTGGAAGCGGAACTGTTCGGCTTAtttagcgtcccttgatccaaacaggccaaagaagaaaatacagcaaacagttgctgcacaag ggacttcaagtaagtag